A single genomic interval of Musa acuminata AAA Group cultivar baxijiao chromosome BXJ3-4, Cavendish_Baxijiao_AAA, whole genome shotgun sequence harbors:
- the LOC135634841 gene encoding uncharacterized protein LOC135634841 produces the protein MRLLEFPCGRRALRQDAAAAAAQPRERAAAKDWEGKRRRRASPWRPSLVAISEDRALVVRDGAAEGRGGPRKATAKSPSRVIPSPFKNDYGHYGVPTTAVPAFAPTAFIF, from the exons ATGAGGCTCCTGGAATTCCCCTGCGGCCGGAGAGCCCTGCGGCAggacgcggcggcggcggcggcgcagccgaGGGAAAGGGCGGCCGCGAAGGACTGGGAGGGGAAGCGCCGCAGGAGGGCGTCGCCGTGGCGGCCTTCGCTGGTGGCGATCTCGGAGGACCGGGCTCTCGTGGTGCGAGATGGGGCGGCCGAGGGCCGCGGCGGGCCACGGAAGGCCACAGCCAAATCCCCGAGCAGGGTCATCCCCAGCCCCTTCAAGAACGACTACGg GCACTATGGAGTACCTACGACGGCTGTGCCCGCGTTTGCTCCGACTGCCTTCATATTCTGA
- the LOC135634838 gene encoding uncharacterized protein LOC135634838 has translation MSKKKSSFSGSTTMTLKDFHGGSIPSQLPLPSAPGSSASARPLDRPAAWGTTAAAASGRSDHHHHLLRPRPGSAGAASASARGLDERPSALLPHPPHIGRHFDEDERKPFDASSAPRRTPVSPDNTLRSPPPSRSDPKRPISSPVSTLPAPAPAPSSASAFAPVSSLPSPSGNIGSTAWGMRKEVGSEPLPPLPAQPTAPMWSASKLAQASAVEKVSSGRWQLRTPEVEIIRSQETENLDRRFEETARIVVGIDPDRETERPRSVSSVVAYADVKERIIQGSYTDRAWDQERVRSPIHPEMKERNVAGFSYEGTRPASSDGRFGGSKLYQQGGVEVSERPKLNLLPRRKPQESPDIQARDFDDKQVYQAPVSLVQVQNIHETHVSMNLPTQGSVGADEGSRVIERPKLILKPRTQPIELSDGNADKERQTVFGGARPRELVLKERGINVAANDVDMNTPPNRARNDLPRTDLKIEPNATIQLGDRAERLPVEQRTGKDLERKGYQPDTEKVDLQKASWRNDNRKNTRGNEKPLEQPRADTDTWRKPIEQPKPDIPAPRFGKAASALELAQAFSRSVSDARPENRFTSQRSISGQSLRPFSRLTDTREVYSGPSQRQINGY, from the exons ATGTCGAAGAAGAAGTCTTCTTTCAGCGGATCGACGACGATGACGCTCAAGGACTTTCATGGCGGCTCCATCCCGTCCCAGCTCCCCCTCCCCTCCGCCCCCGGCAGTAGCGC CTCCGCAAGGCCGCTCGATCGGCCTGCTGCATGGGGCACCACAGCAGCTGCAGCCTCTGGCAGGTCTGACCACCACCATCACCTCCTCCGCCCCCGTCCCGGATCTGCgggcgccgcctccgcctccgcccgcGGCCTTGACGAGCGGCCTTCGGCCCTCCTGCCCCATCCACCCCACATCGGCCGTCACTTCGACGAGGACGAGCGAAAGCCCTTCGATGCCTCCTCCGCCCCGCGCCGCACCCCCGTCTCACCTGACAACACCCTTCGCTCCCCACCGCCCTCCAGATCTGACCCTAAACGCCCCATCTCGAGCCCGGTGTCCACCCTTCCGGCCCCCGCCCCCgccccctcctccgcctccgccttcgCCCCTGTCTCCTCGCTTCCTTCTCCGTCCGGCAACATTGGCTCAACTGCTTGGGGTATGAGGAAGGAGGTAGGAAGTGAGCCGCTGCCTCCGTTGCCGGCCCAACCCACCGCCCCGATGTGGTCTGCTTCAAAGCTAGCACAAGCCAGCGCGGTTGAGAAGGTGTCATCAGGCAGGTGGCAGTTGAGGACCCCCGAGGTGGAGATTATCAGATCCCAGGAAACTGAAAATTTGGATAGGAGATTTGAAGAGACGGCTCGAATTGTGGTTGGTATCGATCCGGATCGTGAGACGGAGAGGCCGAGATCAGTCTCCTCTGTGGTGGCCTATGCGGACGTCAAGGAGAGGATTATACAAGGATCTTATACGGATAGGGCTTGGGATCAGGAGAGAGTAAGATCTCCAATACATCCTGAGATGAAGGAGAGGAATGTGGCAGGTTTCTCTTATGAAGGGACACGGCCAGCATCCAGCGATGGGAGATTTGGTGGATCAAAGTTATATCAGCAAGGTGGTGTGGAGGTTTCGGAGCGTCCTAAGTTGAACCTTCTTCCGAGGAGAAAACCACAGGAATCTCCAGACATTCAGGCTAGGGATTTTGATGACAAGCAG GTATATCAGGCTCCTGTGAGCTTAGTGCAAGTGCAGAATATACATGAAACTCATGTGAGTATGAATCTGCCAACACAAGGATCAGTTGGAGCAGACGAGGGGAGTCGAGTAATTGAGCGTCCGAAATTGATATTAAAGCCTCGTACCCAGCCTATCGAGCTGTCAGATGGAAATGCTGATAAGGAGAG GCAAACTGTGTTTGGCGGAGCTCGACCACGAGAATTG GTCTTGAAGGAGCGTGGAATCAATGTTGCAGCTAATGATGTTGACATGAACACACCACCCAACAG GGCTAGGAATGACCTTCCAAGGACTGATTTAAAGATTGAGCCTAATGCGACCATCCAGCTTGGAGATAGAGCTGAGAGGCTCCCTGTTGAACAAAGGACTGGCAAGGATCTCGAGAGAAAAGGCTATCAGCCAGACACTGAGAAAGTAGATCTGCAGAAGGCTTCATGGAGAAATGATAACCGGAAGAATACCCGAGGGAACGAGAAACCACTTGAACAACCTCGTGCAGATACTGACACCTGGCGCAAACCTATCGAGCAACCAAAACCTGATATCCCGGCACCTCGCTTTGGGAAGGCAGCCTCTGCACTGGAGCTTGCACAAGCATTTTCAAGGTCTGTATCTGATGCCAGGCCAGAAAATCGCTTTACAAGCCAGAGGAGCATTTCTGGTCAGTCTCTGCGTCCATTTTCTCGGTTGACGGATACCAGGGAGGTCTACTCAGGGCCATCCCAAAGGCAGATCAATGGCTATTGA